Proteins from a genomic interval of Liolophura sinensis isolate JHLJ2023 chromosome 3, CUHK_Ljap_v2, whole genome shotgun sequence:
- the LOC135463797 gene encoding uncharacterized protein LOC135463797, producing MFKALDYVNYDSLFLGKKVAASSPPAPVSLLGQSCLEVCRSPALTELAMTVIPAHLAHPLLRVGMERFQIGAVTNIVASWPLDTLCFREIVPESYEDIFMDEMGLDLVVFRGLTNRTKHCKMRTLDFRGCKLNTMFTKLIVQMWPLLSLKKSQLNPKKLSAVVAKVAGVSCVVACRLTEEILPRILKDLLSHDMVKSPSFSIKIPKGEKLQVKIDNVTLTTNNTFFMDYLISNCLREITPLVVIVSNITIRSELEIGDQIMDSLGPFIVLRGQEVNTLEGICLEQLEEGIFFIVSSDIKKFSRIRALDLQDCSIYLQQGRTRSRASGRMQITSAFTNFQNLTRLDISRNYIVGCLGEILDALRTPLSFLSLHGCDLNESDLDALTKSPHAQSLRELYLSKLCQISISNFDRISPAYLLKITQHFPRLTLLNLSQNYIPVSSIPEFSHILLTHLKQLKGIDLSCNFSSENLLEIIRACAKVRTMQWIRVTYILNIMEELGIVEADHNMAVMETKIVDMLKGMCRDDIRVKVVRLTYAALFSIIDF from the exons ATGTTTAAAGCTCTGGATTATGTGAACTATGACAGTCTATTCCTTGGGAAGAAGGTAGCTGCGTCTTCGCCTCCAGCACCTGTCTCCTTACTGGGACAGAGCTGCCTGGAGGTATGTCGAAGTCCTGCCCTAACAGAGTTGGCTATGACAGTCATACCTGCCCACCTGGCCCACCCACTTCTGCGGGTGGGTATGGAACGCTTTCAGATCGGAGCTGTCACTAATATTGTGGCATCTTGGCCCCTGGATACGTTGTG TTTCCGTGAGATTGTGCCTGAGAGTTATGAGGACATCTTCATGGATGAGATGGGACTGGACCTGGTGGTGTTCCGTGGCCTCACCAACAGAACCAAACACTGCAAGATGAGAACTCTGGACTTCAGGGGATGCAAACTCA ACACGATGTTCACCAAACTGATTGTTCAGATGTGGCCTCTCCTCTCGCTGAAGAAATCACAACTGAACCCCAAAAAATTATCTGCAGTTGTGGCAAAAGTGGCGGGAGTGAGTT gtgtTGTTGCTTGTCGATTAACAGAAGAAATTTTGCCTCGAATCCTCAAAGATTTGCTGAGTCATGACATGGTTAAGAGTCCCAGTTTCTCCATAAAAATTCCCAAAG GAGAAAAGCTTCAAGTGAAGATTGACAACGTTACCTTGACgacaaacaacacatttttcATGGATTACCTCATTTCCAACTgcctaagggagataactccccTTGTGGTTATTGTCTCAAATATCACAATAAG GTCTGAGCTGGAGATAGGGGATCAGATCATGGACTCTCTGGGTCCATTCATAGTGTTGAGAGGTCAAGAGGTTAAT ACTCTTGAGGGTATTTGCCTAGAGCAGTTAGAAGAGGGTATTTTCTTCATAGTGTCTTCAGACATTAAGAAGTTTTCACGCATTCGTGCGCTTGACCTGCAGGACTGTAGTATATATTTACAGCAGGGTCGGACGCGAAGTCGAGCTTCAGGAAGGATGCAGATCACTAGTGCTTTCACCAACTTCCAGAACCTGACTCGGTTGGACATTAGCAGGAATTACATCGTAGGATGCTTGGGAGAAATCCTTGATGCTCTGCGCACCCCGCTTTCTTTTCTCAGTCTCCATGGTTGTGATCTAAATGAGAGTGATCTGGACGCATTGACGAAATCGCCGCACGCTCAGTCGCTGCGGGAGCTCTACCTGAGCAAACTCTGTCAAATCTCCATCTCAAACTTCGACCGGATCTCGCCGGCGTACCTGCTGAAAATCACACAGCATTTCCCACGTCTTACACTCCTGAACCTCTCGCAGAACTACATCCCGGTCTCGTCCATCCCAGAATTCTCACACATCCTGTTGACTCACCTCAAGCAGCTGAAGGGCATTGACCTCAGTTGTAACTTCTCCTCAGAAAACCTGCTGGAGATCATCCGTGCCTGCGCAAAGGTGCGCACCATGCAGTGGATCCGTGTCACTTACATCCTGAACATTATGGAGGAGCTAGGCATTGTTGAGGCTGACCACAACATGGCTGTCATGGAGACCAAAATCGTGGATATGCTCAAGGGTATGTGTCGCGATGACATCAGGGTTAAGGTCGTGCGGCTGACCTATGCTGCACTGTTCAGTATCATCGACTTTTAA
- the LOC135463567 gene encoding thioredoxin domain-containing protein 5-like → MFFAPWCGHCKRLAPTWNELAQLYNKNLEETDVVIAKVDCTQQTSLCSKHGVSGYPTLKFFNPLEDEPIRFKGTRDIESFEKFINEQMSESDEPEEPKAPEPKKTLVELDETYEDKIQKGHWFIKFYAPWCGHCKRLAPTWEELAKTFEFNENINIAKVDCTQHKTVCDKHSVKGYPSLIWFSDGKQSEKYSGSRSHEDLKKYVSDMTSKTNGEAKNTAEKVPEYEEEVGIVLSLGEKTFEDLVGQGVTFVKFYAPWCGHCKKLAPTWDELAKKLAKNTAVHIAKVDCTEESGLCSTYEVSGYPTLLLFRNGVQLKEYSGKRDLASLHAFVEENLGHDEL, encoded by the exons atgttttttgcTCCTTG GTGTGGTCACTGTAAAAGATTAGCTCCTACCTGGAATGAACTGGCCCAGCTTTATAACAAAAACCTGGAGGAGACTGATGTGGTCATTGCAAAG GTGGACTGTACCCAGCAGACGTCTCTGTGCTCCAAACATGGCGTCTCGGGCTACCCCACCCTCAAGTTCTTCAATCCTCTGGAGGATGAGCCCATACGCTTCAAGGGAACCAGGGATATTGAGAGTTTTGAAAAGTTTATCAACGAACAGATGTCAGAG TCTGACGAACCAGAAGAACCCAAAGCTCCAGAGCCAAAGAAAACCCTGGTTGAACTTGATGAAACTTACGAGGACAAAATCCAGAAAGGTCATTGGTTCATCAAATTCTACGCGCCATGGTGTGGACATTGTAAACGTCTGGCCCCGACATGGGAGGAACTGGCCAAAACATTTGAGTTCAATGAGAACATCAACATTGCAAAG GTTGACTGCACACAGCACAAGACTGTTTGTGACAAACACAGTGTGAAGGGTTACCCCTCCCTGATCTGGTTCAGCGATGGAAAGCAG TCTGAGAAATACTCTGGATCCCGCTCCCACGAGGACCTGAAGAAGTATGTCAGCGATATGACCAGTAAAACCAATGGGGAGGCGAAAAACACAGCGGAGAAAGTGCCCGAGTATGAGGAGGAAGTG GGCATTGTGCTTTCCTTGGGAGAGAAAACTTTTGAAGATCTTGTTGGTCAAGGTGTAACCTTCGTCAAATTTTATGCACCATG GTGCGGTCACTGTAAAAAATTGGCTCCTACTTGGGACGAATTGGCCAAAAAGTTAGCCAAAAACACAGCTGTTCACATTGCTAAGGTGGATTGCACAGAAGAGAGTGGTCTTTGCAGCACATATGAG gtGTCGGGCTACcccacgttgttgttgttccgtAACGGAGTGCAGCTGAAGGAATATTCTGGAAAAAGAGACCTAGCATCTTTACATGCATTTGTGGAAGAAAACCTTGGTCATGATGAACTATAA